A region from the Lycium barbarum isolate Lr01 chromosome 8, ASM1917538v2, whole genome shotgun sequence genome encodes:
- the LOC132607751 gene encoding uncharacterized protein LOC132607751 — protein MKGVMGFGKRGKLSPRYIGPFEIIDCMSDVAYKLALPPDLVGVHSIFHVSMLKKYYADSTYNVHMYSMLLDENLTYDEEPITILNRQVQKLRSEEITSVKVQWKHHPVEEAPRETDFDMCSQYPQLFTHSVFSAFSPFSEH, from the exons atgaagggtgttatgggGTTCGgtaagaggggaaagttgagccccaggtatattggtccatttgagattattGACTGTATGAGCGATGTAGCTTATAAGTTGGCATTACCGCCAGACTTGGTGGGAGTTCAttcgatttttcatgtttcgatgctgaagaagtactaTGCTGACAGTACCTACAATGTTCATATGTATTCtatgttgcttgatgagaatttgacttacgaTGAGGAGCCTATTACGATCTTGAATAGGCAGGTTCAAAAGTTAAGGTCGGAGGAGAttacttctgtgaaggtgcaatggaagcatcatccCGTCGAGGAGGCTCCTAGGGAGACCGACTTCGACATGTGTAGccaatatccccagttgttcactcaTTCAG tcttttcggcattttcgccctTTTCCGAGCATTAA